One genomic segment of Erythrobacter sp. THAF29 includes these proteins:
- a CDS encoding MBL fold metallo-hydrolase, with protein sequence MKRLAAFALASTIVLSAQASAQRSLEEVEVTSEEIAPGVAVLYGAGGNIGVSYGEDATVIIDDQFAELTEKIEAAVAELGAQPIKYVVNTHWHFDHVGGNEHFGRAGKTIFAHDNVRVRMAEGGTVVGNETPPAAKEALPIVTYGQGMRFHLNGDTINLMYLGGGHTDGDSVVMWEDKNVVHMGDLYITITSFPFVDVGSGGNVYNMMGTLDLVLEMIDNDTKVIPGHGAMSNKAELAAYRAMIGEAVERVEAMREEGASLADTVAAKPLASFDREGGFVSGDAFVTAIWNSMDD encoded by the coding sequence ATGAAACGCTTGGCCGCATTTGCCCTCGCTTCAACCATTGTCCTGTCCGCACAGGCTTCCGCACAGCGAAGCCTAGAAGAAGTCGAGGTCACATCCGAGGAGATCGCGCCGGGTGTGGCCGTACTTTACGGCGCGGGTGGCAATATCGGCGTGAGTTACGGCGAGGATGCCACCGTCATCATCGACGATCAGTTTGCCGAACTGACCGAGAAAATCGAAGCGGCGGTGGCAGAGCTGGGCGCGCAGCCCATCAAATATGTCGTGAACACGCATTGGCATTTCGACCACGTCGGCGGGAACGAACACTTCGGTCGTGCGGGCAAAACGATTTTCGCTCACGATAATGTCCGCGTCCGAATGGCAGAAGGCGGGACCGTGGTAGGCAATGAGACTCCGCCTGCTGCCAAGGAAGCTTTGCCGATAGTCACATACGGGCAGGGAATGAGGTTTCACCTTAACGGCGACACAATCAACCTGATGTATCTCGGCGGTGGCCACACCGATGGCGACAGCGTGGTCATGTGGGAGGACAAGAACGTCGTCCACATGGGCGACCTCTACATCACGATCACAAGCTTTCCATTCGTCGACGTGGGCTCGGGCGGAAACGTCTACAACATGATGGGCACGCTCGATCTCGTGCTCGAGATGATCGATAATGACACCAAGGTGATCCCCGGTCACGGCGCCATGTCGAACAAAGCGGAACTTGCCGCCTATCGCGCGATGATCGGCGAAGCGGTCGAGCGGGTCGAGGCAATGCGTGAAGAAGGGGCATCGCTCGCTGATACGGTCGCGGCGAAACCGCTTGCCAGCTTCGATCGCGAAGGGGGCTTCGTAAGCGGAGACGCCTTCGTCACCGCGATCTGGAACAGCATGGACGACTGA
- a CDS encoding GNAT family N-acetyltransferase, with the protein MAKLDWHIREFTPHDAAAFASLNRAWIEEMFGMEEKDRRQLEYPQKTILEPGGYIAVADARGWVVGTGAILPAAYAPEDGNSWMEIVKMATEPSAQGQGIGAAVLDRLIEEGRQRGANRIWLETNSQLEAATALYEKKGFVALSAEEAWETPYLRCNLQMTMAL; encoded by the coding sequence TTGGCAAAGCTTGATTGGCACATCCGTGAATTCACTCCGCACGATGCGGCAGCGTTTGCGTCGCTCAATCGCGCGTGGATCGAGGAAATGTTCGGGATGGAGGAAAAAGATCGCCGCCAACTCGAATACCCGCAGAAGACTATCCTCGAGCCGGGTGGCTATATCGCCGTTGCAGATGCTAGGGGCTGGGTCGTTGGCACCGGCGCCATTCTGCCCGCCGCCTACGCTCCCGAGGACGGAAACTCCTGGATGGAAATCGTCAAGATGGCCACCGAACCCTCCGCTCAGGGACAGGGGATCGGTGCCGCGGTGCTCGACCGCCTGATCGAAGAAGGCCGCCAGCGCGGCGCCAATCGCATCTGGCTCGAAACCAACAGCCAGCTGGAGGCAGCTACAGCGCTCTACGAAAAAAAAGGATTCGTCGCACTTTCCGCTGAAGAGGCCTGGGAGACCCCATACCTGCGCTGCAATTTGCAGATGACGATGGCTCTTTAG
- a CDS encoding patatin-like protein translates to MRQKELRLALVCYGGVSLAVYMHGVTKEVWHLARASRCYHAPVEARLSASAMVYRDMIARIERDHDLRLRILPDILTGASAGGINAIFLAQAVHSGQSLEPLTDLWLENADVSKLTDPKAEPMWRYAKIWAQPIAEWVLSRPGNAVTESVSPETRAEVRHKVSRLVRGRWFSPPFSGDHFSDMLFDALESMASSDIGPPLVPVGHPVDLFVTATDFRGHSEMLRLNSPPIVEETEHRMPMSFRAKVGEPGHEKLADPLELVMAARSTASFPGAFPPVTLREIDRVAKANNHHWASRGAFLQRIMPVHVRDGTVDSVALIDGSVLVNAPFGAALDALSMRTSQREVDRRFVYIEPRPAKGNSVGNDPDKEVSFFGAIFGSLSTIPREQPIRDDLERIEQQSRDAERLRRIVMGLRPEIDRAVEKLFGLTFFLDSPTPKRLGNWRAKAQQAAAERAGYAFGSYAQTKFTAIIDRLAELTNGAAPELMLAEHSLIAELLRRELAERGLDKLTEDGGGANEAAIQFFRAHDIGFRIRRLQLLARRLSRDWEIDPEIPDDALDVARGKIYDILGLYFAADDGARVSEEFKRRARNVLEDPGAVLDYLETKRLLPETDLEAERLLAEALEEMPKNLKRRMLLTYLGFPFYDVATLPLVQSDRLAEYNPVKVDRISPDDARSIREGGTMATLRGIEFYNFGAFFSRDYRENDYIWGRLHGAERMVDFVCSTVDGGVQPESLHDFKRAAFLAIIEEELEVGRCERELLDQIRAEVIERMG, encoded by the coding sequence ATGCGTCAGAAGGAATTGCGGCTTGCTCTTGTGTGTTACGGCGGGGTCAGCCTCGCGGTATACATGCATGGCGTAACGAAGGAGGTCTGGCACCTTGCGCGGGCGAGCCGGTGTTACCATGCGCCGGTCGAAGCGCGTCTATCGGCAAGCGCCATGGTGTACCGCGACATGATCGCTCGGATCGAACGCGATCACGATCTGAGACTCCGCATACTGCCCGATATCCTGACGGGCGCGAGCGCGGGCGGGATCAACGCAATCTTCCTGGCTCAAGCGGTTCATTCGGGTCAGTCGCTGGAGCCCCTAACCGACCTGTGGCTCGAGAATGCCGACGTGAGCAAGCTCACCGATCCGAAGGCAGAGCCGATGTGGCGCTATGCCAAAATTTGGGCGCAGCCGATTGCCGAATGGGTGCTCAGCCGTCCGGGCAATGCGGTGACTGAAAGCGTTTCGCCAGAAACCCGCGCGGAAGTGCGACACAAGGTCTCGCGCCTCGTCCGCGGGCGCTGGTTCAGCCCGCCCTTTTCCGGTGATCACTTCTCCGACATGCTTTTCGATGCGCTGGAGAGCATGGCTTCCAGCGACATCGGACCTCCATTGGTTCCTGTGGGCCATCCCGTGGACCTTTTCGTTACCGCAACCGACTTTCGCGGTCATAGCGAGATGCTCAGGCTGAATTCGCCGCCCATTGTCGAAGAGACCGAGCACCGGATGCCGATGAGCTTTCGTGCGAAGGTGGGTGAGCCGGGCCACGAGAAACTTGCCGATCCTCTTGAACTGGTCATGGCGGCGCGCTCCACCGCCAGCTTCCCCGGGGCATTTCCGCCGGTAACACTCCGAGAAATCGATCGGGTCGCGAAGGCCAACAACCACCATTGGGCCTCACGCGGAGCGTTCCTCCAGCGGATAATGCCGGTTCATGTGCGGGACGGAACGGTAGACAGCGTCGCTCTGATCGATGGGTCGGTGCTGGTGAACGCGCCGTTCGGCGCTGCCCTCGATGCGCTCAGCATGCGGACTTCCCAGCGGGAGGTCGACCGGCGCTTTGTCTACATCGAGCCGCGACCGGCGAAGGGCAATTCTGTCGGGAATGATCCCGATAAGGAAGTGAGCTTTTTCGGCGCAATTTTCGGTTCCCTATCGACCATTCCGCGGGAGCAACCGATCCGCGACGATCTGGAAAGGATCGAGCAACAATCGCGCGATGCGGAGCGGCTGCGACGAATCGTCATGGGACTGCGACCGGAGATCGACCGCGCGGTCGAGAAGCTGTTCGGCCTCACGTTTTTCCTCGATAGCCCAACGCCCAAACGGCTCGGCAACTGGCGAGCGAAAGCGCAGCAGGCCGCTGCCGAGCGCGCGGGTTATGCGTTCGGCTCTTACGCTCAGACAAAGTTCACTGCGATTATCGATCGGTTAGCCGAACTGACGAACGGGGCCGCGCCGGAATTGATGCTGGCCGAGCACAGTCTCATTGCCGAACTGTTGCGCCGCGAACTCGCCGAGCGCGGACTTGATAAGCTGACCGAGGATGGCGGAGGGGCGAACGAGGCTGCCATCCAGTTCTTCCGCGCACACGACATTGGTTTCCGCATCCGCCGATTGCAATTACTCGCCCGCCGTCTTTCACGCGATTGGGAAATCGATCCGGAGATTCCGGACGATGCACTCGATGTCGCACGCGGAAAGATATACGACATTCTGGGTCTTTATTTCGCCGCCGACGATGGCGCGCGGGTGAGCGAGGAATTCAAACGCCGGGCGCGCAACGTACTCGAAGATCCGGGCGCTGTACTCGATTACCTCGAGACCAAGCGCCTCCTGCCAGAAACCGACCTCGAAGCCGAACGCCTCCTTGCCGAAGCGCTGGAGGAGATGCCCAAGAATCTCAAACGCCGGATGTTGCTCACCTATCTCGGCTTTCCGTTTTACGACGTTGCGACACTGCCGCTTGTGCAAAGCGACCGGCTTGCCGAGTACAATCCTGTGAAGGTCGATCGCATCTCGCCCGACGATGCGAGATCGATCCGCGAAGGCGGTACGATGGCGACCTTGCGGGGTATCGAATTCTACAATTTCGGTGCGTTCTTCAGCCGGGACTACCGGGAAAACGATTACATCTGGGGACGGCTCCACGGAGCGGAACGGATGGTCGATTTCGTGTGCTCGACCGTCGATGGCGGGGTGCAGCCGGAATCCCTACACGACTTCAAGCGCGCCGCTTTCCTCGCCATCATCGAGGAAGAGCTTGAAGTTGGCCGCTGCGAGCGAGAATTGCTCGACCAGATCCGCGCGGAAGTGATCGAACGGATGGGCTGA
- a CDS encoding vgr related protein, whose translation MGGERHLTSGEVTLARSIFGDAIDYGAVKLRRRKWFPFQPKRITMAPNGHIHFHPSGHAYCDDFSKVGLQRQGLLMHELTHVWQTQARGEWYLILHRHPFCRYQYALKPGQPFNSYGIEQQAEIVKHAFWLRHGAKVSGVSDKAAYDVLVDFPGATLGKA comes from the coding sequence GTGGGCGGCGAGCGTCATCTGACCTCGGGCGAAGTCACGCTTGCCCGTTCGATATTCGGCGACGCCATCGATTACGGCGCGGTCAAGTTGAGGCGCCGAAAGTGGTTTCCGTTTCAGCCTAAGCGGATCACGATGGCGCCGAACGGGCACATCCATTTTCACCCATCGGGCCATGCCTATTGCGATGACTTTTCGAAGGTCGGCCTGCAGCGGCAGGGCCTCTTGATGCACGAGCTTACCCATGTCTGGCAGACCCAGGCACGGGGCGAATGGTATCTGATCCTCCACCGGCATCCCTTCTGCCGCTATCAATATGCTCTCAAGCCGGGGCAGCCTTTCAATTCCTACGGGATCGAACAGCAGGCAGAAATTGTGAAACATGCATTCTGGCTGCGCCACGGCGCGAAAGTATCCGGGGTGTCGGACAAGGCCGCCTATGATGTGCTAGTAGACTTTCCGGGAGCGACCCTTGGCAAAGCTTGA
- a CDS encoding copper chaperone PCu(A)C, with protein sequence MAIAAALGSATILGACSSEPEASAEVEGVVPGMSIENARMVLNAVEGNPAAVYFDLKYDGDRGLTIRKAEVAQAGSTSMHDYGEYDFKVQMMDALPVAIKKGDKVEFKPGGLHVMVFEPSPELQPGGKAEVTLTVSGGGTHTFEADILAAGDERAAGDES encoded by the coding sequence ATGGCAATCGCGGCGGCGTTGGGGAGCGCTACAATACTCGGCGCGTGCAGCAGCGAGCCGGAAGCGTCTGCCGAAGTCGAGGGCGTTGTGCCGGGCATGAGCATCGAGAATGCTCGCATGGTGCTCAACGCGGTCGAGGGCAATCCGGCTGCGGTCTATTTCGACCTCAAATACGATGGCGACCGGGGGCTTACGATCCGCAAGGCAGAAGTCGCACAGGCGGGTAGCACCTCCATGCATGACTATGGCGAGTATGATTTCAAAGTGCAGATGATGGATGCTCTGCCAGTCGCCATAAAAAAGGGCGACAAAGTCGAATTCAAACCGGGCGGCCTGCACGTGATGGTATTCGAGCCCTCGCCCGAATTGCAGCCGGGAGGAAAAGCCGAAGTGACGCTAACCGTTTCGGGTGGGGGGACTCACACTTTCGAGGCGGACATTCTCGCCGCGGGTGACGAGCGCGCCGCCGGGGACGAAAGCTGA
- the dnaJ gene encoding molecular chaperone DnaJ, whose product MAATQIDYYQTLDVSRDADGAAIKSAYRKLAMKYHPDRNPDDAEAEAKFKACNEAYECLKDPQKRAAYDRYGHEAFTNGMNGGGGFGGGNGHGDFADIGDIFETIFGSAFGGGGARRQQQRRGADLRYDMQVTLEEAFHGKSTEIEIEVSQQCETCDGSGATPGTGERTCNLCHGQGSVRAKQGLFVVERPCPTCGGRGVVIEDPCGECRGEGRVDRAQQLEVEIPPGVDTGTRIRLSGKGEAGQRGAPPGDLYIFIHVKPHTLFEREGTTLATRIPVSFTTAALGGSVDIPDLDGSTNTVDIPAGIQSGKQLRVRGAGMPVLQGRGRGDLVVEIMVETPTKLSKKQKEILQEFRETETGDECPESRSFFSKLKDAFGA is encoded by the coding sequence ATGGCAGCTACTCAGATCGATTATTACCAAACGCTCGACGTGTCGCGGGATGCCGATGGCGCCGCGATCAAGAGCGCGTATCGCAAGCTCGCGATGAAGTATCATCCGGATCGCAATCCGGACGATGCCGAAGCCGAGGCGAAATTCAAGGCGTGCAACGAGGCTTATGAGTGCCTCAAAGACCCGCAGAAACGCGCGGCTTACGACCGATACGGGCATGAAGCCTTCACCAACGGCATGAATGGCGGTGGAGGATTTGGTGGCGGCAATGGCCACGGTGACTTTGCCGATATCGGCGACATATTCGAAACGATTTTCGGAAGCGCATTCGGTGGTGGCGGCGCGCGCCGTCAGCAACAGCGCCGCGGTGCCGACTTGCGCTATGACATGCAGGTCACGCTCGAAGAGGCGTTTCACGGCAAGAGCACCGAGATCGAGATCGAGGTTTCTCAGCAATGCGAGACCTGCGATGGCTCGGGCGCGACTCCCGGGACCGGAGAACGGACCTGCAACCTGTGTCACGGACAAGGTTCGGTACGCGCCAAGCAGGGACTGTTCGTAGTCGAACGTCCATGCCCGACCTGCGGCGGTCGCGGGGTTGTTATCGAGGATCCATGCGGCGAATGCCGGGGCGAGGGCCGCGTCGATCGCGCGCAACAGCTTGAGGTGGAGATTCCGCCTGGCGTCGACACCGGCACGCGCATTCGCCTTTCGGGCAAGGGTGAGGCGGGCCAGCGAGGCGCGCCTCCTGGCGATCTGTACATTTTCATCCACGTCAAACCGCACACGCTGTTCGAGCGCGAGGGTACCACGCTGGCGACGCGTATACCCGTAAGCTTCACGACCGCCGCGCTGGGCGGCAGCGTCGACATTCCTGACCTCGATGGTTCGACCAACACGGTCGACATTCCGGCAGGTATCCAGTCGGGCAAGCAATTGCGCGTTCGCGGTGCGGGCATGCCCGTGCTGCAAGGGCGTGGTCGCGGCGATCTCGTGGTCGAAATCATGGTCGAAACGCCGACCAAGCTTTCGAAAAAGCAGAAGGAAATCCTACAGGAGTTCCGTGAGACAGAGACGGGCGACGAATGCCCCGAGAGTCGCAGTTTCTTCAGCAAGCTGAAGGACGCTTTCGGGGCCTGA
- a CDS encoding crotonase/enoyl-CoA hydratase family protein yields the protein MITTETRDGAHILTMDDGKVNALNKEKLDALVAALAECANDQAPVAIRGRKGIFSAGFDLKGFAAGPEVATAQLQAGKDAILAILRHPAPVITVCEGHAYPMGAFLMLAADKAIGTEGEFVTGMNESAIGMALPIYPMILGAERLTPRGKKAVATSEMFAPHAACKVGYFDKVVAPDEVESALKSELVHMKGLNAGAFNANKSAMNKQLIADIEASPLPDFGGAWAA from the coding sequence ATGATCACGACCGAAACCCGCGACGGCGCGCACATCCTGACGATGGATGATGGCAAGGTGAACGCGCTCAACAAGGAAAAGCTCGATGCCCTCGTCGCTGCGCTGGCAGAGTGCGCGAACGATCAGGCACCCGTAGCAATCCGCGGACGAAAGGGGATTTTCTCAGCCGGTTTCGATCTCAAAGGGTTTGCTGCTGGACCCGAAGTTGCAACCGCGCAGCTCCAGGCGGGCAAGGACGCAATCCTCGCGATCCTTCGCCACCCCGCGCCGGTAATCACCGTTTGCGAAGGCCACGCCTATCCGATGGGCGCGTTCCTGATGCTGGCAGCCGACAAGGCGATCGGAACCGAAGGCGAATTCGTAACCGGGATGAATGAGAGCGCCATAGGCATGGCGCTGCCGATCTATCCAATGATTCTGGGCGCAGAGCGGCTGACCCCGCGCGGCAAGAAAGCCGTTGCAACTTCGGAAATGTTTGCCCCGCACGCCGCATGCAAAGTGGGCTATTTCGACAAGGTCGTGGCGCCCGATGAAGTTGAGTCGGCTCTCAAGTCCGAACTTGTCCACATGAAGGGCCTGAATGCGGGGGCCTTCAACGCCAATAAATCCGCCATGAACAAGCAGTTGATCGCCGACATTGAAGCAAGCCCTCTCCCCGATTTCGGGGGAGCTTGGGCGGCATAG
- the dnaK gene encoding molecular chaperone DnaK, whose amino-acid sequence MGKVIGIDLGTTNSCVAVMDGGKPKVIENSEGARTTPSIVAFTKDGERLIGQPAKRQAVTNPDNTLFAIKRLIGRRFDDPTTKKDMELVPYKIVKGPNGDAWVEAGGEKYSPSQISAFILQKMKETAESYLGEPVTQAVITVPAYFNDAQRQATKDAGQIAGLEVLRIINEPTAAALAYGLDKDENKTIAVYDLGGGTFDISILEVGDGVFEVKSTNGDTFLGGEDFDSAIVEWLADQFKKKENMDLRKDKLALQRLKEAAEKAKIELSSSQTTEINLPFITARMEDGSSTPLHLVETISRADLEKLVGGLIDRTLEPCKKALADAGVSKDDIDEVILVGGMTRMPKVREVVEKFFGAKPHTGVNPDEVVAMGAAIQAGVLQGDVKDVLLLDVTPLSLGIETLGGVFTRMIDRNTTIPTKKTQVYSTAEDNQNAVTIKVYQGEREMAADNKLLGNFDLVGIPPAPRGVPQIEVTFDIDANGIVSVSAKDKGTGKEQTIKIQASGGLSDSDIEQMVQDAEKFAEEDKKRKAAAEARNQADSLVHATEKQLEEHGDKVDASTKSAVEEALAATKTALEGDDADEISAKAQALTEAAMKMGQQIYEQEQASAASESSDAGADTAEEPADEEVVDAEFSEVDEDKKG is encoded by the coding sequence ATGGGAAAAGTAATCGGTATTGACCTCGGCACCACCAACTCCTGTGTGGCAGTGATGGATGGTGGCAAGCCCAAGGTTATCGAGAATTCCGAAGGTGCGCGCACGACGCCTTCGATCGTTGCCTTCACCAAGGATGGTGAGCGTCTAATCGGTCAGCCGGCCAAACGTCAGGCGGTGACCAACCCGGACAACACGCTGTTTGCTATCAAGCGTCTGATCGGTCGCCGGTTCGACGATCCGACGACCAAGAAGGACATGGAGCTTGTTCCTTACAAGATCGTCAAGGGACCGAACGGCGATGCCTGGGTCGAAGCGGGCGGCGAGAAGTATTCTCCCTCGCAGATCAGCGCGTTCATCCTTCAGAAGATGAAGGAAACCGCCGAGAGCTATCTTGGCGAGCCTGTCACGCAGGCGGTGATCACGGTTCCTGCCTATTTCAACGATGCCCAGCGCCAGGCGACCAAGGATGCAGGCCAGATCGCCGGCCTCGAAGTGCTGCGCATCATCAACGAGCCGACCGCGGCCGCGCTCGCCTACGGCCTCGACAAGGACGAGAACAAGACCATCGCGGTCTACGACCTTGGTGGCGGTACGTTCGACATCTCGATCCTCGAGGTCGGTGATGGTGTGTTCGAAGTGAAGTCGACCAATGGCGACACCTTCCTTGGTGGTGAAGACTTCGACAGCGCGATCGTCGAATGGCTGGCCGACCAGTTCAAGAAGAAAGAGAACATGGATCTGCGCAAGGACAAGCTTGCGCTCCAGCGTCTCAAGGAAGCGGCGGAAAAGGCCAAGATCGAGCTTTCGAGTTCGCAGACGACCGAAATCAACCTGCCGTTTATCACCGCGCGCATGGAAGACGGTTCGTCCACGCCGTTGCACCTGGTCGAAACGATCAGCCGTGCCGACCTTGAAAAGCTGGTGGGCGGCCTGATCGACCGCACTCTGGAACCGTGCAAGAAAGCCCTGGCCGACGCCGGCGTTTCCAAGGACGATATCGACGAAGTGATCCTGGTCGGCGGCATGACCCGCATGCCCAAGGTTCGCGAAGTGGTCGAGAAGTTCTTCGGGGCCAAGCCGCATACCGGTGTGAACCCCGATGAAGTCGTGGCCATGGGCGCTGCGATCCAGGCCGGCGTGTTGCAGGGCGACGTCAAGGACGTGCTGCTGCTCGATGTGACCCCGCTGTCGCTCGGCATCGAAACCCTGGGCGGCGTCTTCACCCGGATGATCGATCGCAACACGACGATCCCGACCAAGAAGACGCAGGTCTATTCGACCGCCGAAGACAATCAGAACGCGGTGACGATCAAGGTCTACCAGGGCGAGCGCGAAATGGCCGCCGACAACAAGTTGCTCGGCAATTTCGACCTCGTCGGGATCCCGCCGGCACCGCGCGGTGTTCCGCAGATCGAGGTGACCTTCGACATCGACGCCAACGGCATCGTGTCTGTCTCCGCCAAGGACAAGGGCACCGGCAAGGAACAGACCATCAAGATTCAGGCATCGGGCGGCCTGTCCGATTCCGACATCGAACAGATGGTCCAGGACGCTGAAAAGTTCGCGGAAGAGGACAAGAAGCGCAAGGCTGCCGCAGAAGCGCGCAACCAGGCCGACAGCCTCGTCCACGCGACCGAGAAGCAGCTCGAAGAGCACGGCGACAAGGTCGACGCATCGACCAAGTCGGCAGTCGAGGAAGCGCTTGCCGCGACCAAGACCGCTCTCGAAGGCGACGATGCCGACGAGATCAGCGCCAAGGCGCAGGCCCTTACCGAAGCGGCCATGAAGATGGGCCAGCAGATCTACGAGCAGGAGCAGGCTTCCGCCGCCTCTGAAAGTAGCGATGCAGGCGCAGACACCGCCGAGGAACCGGCCGACGAAGAAGTCGTCGACGCCGAATTCTCCGAGGTCGACGAAGACAAGAAGGGCTGA
- a CDS encoding indoleamine 2,3-dioxygenase: MEITDYGMSRQRGYLSHYEIDAINLPERFDDILDAAGNLSGLLTSGRVRHWLERLTDPKLEEWAKAAPEEEVRTAMVHYSFLVQAYVWGEPEPPKSLPANLARPMVAIADRLGQAPLLPYSGYVLDNWARIDKSAPISLDNIYMYQNFVGGDDENWFVLVHVAIEAEAGVLLDNATKLAAISLGEDTATAEQLLKEMDEAWERIYGHFARMPERCDPYIYFHRVRPYIHGWANNPALDGGLIYEGVEKFGGKPQAFRGQTGSQSSIVPAMDALFQVGHSDDPLKSFLDELHHYRPVEHRRFIEDLGAKSQLRSFVQKSGSQSLKDAFNACLEQSARFRTRHLEYAASYINKQAGSIGGNDPDVGTGGTPFMRYLKKHRDENRAQLV; encoded by the coding sequence ATGGAGATCACGGATTACGGGATGTCGCGTCAGCGCGGCTACCTTTCGCATTACGAAATCGACGCAATCAATCTGCCGGAGCGCTTTGACGACATTCTCGACGCCGCAGGTAATCTTTCGGGCCTGCTGACATCGGGACGAGTGCGTCACTGGCTCGAGCGCCTGACCGACCCCAAACTTGAGGAATGGGCTAAAGCCGCGCCTGAAGAGGAAGTGCGCACAGCAATGGTGCATTACAGCTTCCTTGTGCAGGCCTATGTCTGGGGCGAACCGGAACCACCCAAATCGCTTCCCGCAAATCTTGCCCGCCCGATGGTCGCTATTGCAGATCGATTGGGGCAAGCGCCTTTGTTGCCCTATTCTGGCTATGTGCTCGATAACTGGGCGCGGATCGACAAGTCGGCTCCGATCTCTCTCGACAACATTTACATGTATCAGAACTTCGTCGGCGGAGACGACGAGAACTGGTTCGTGCTAGTCCACGTCGCGATCGAAGCCGAGGCGGGTGTCCTGCTCGACAATGCGACGAAGCTGGCAGCCATTTCACTAGGCGAGGACACAGCCACGGCCGAGCAACTCCTCAAGGAAATGGACGAAGCGTGGGAGCGGATCTACGGCCATTTTGCCCGGATGCCGGAGCGTTGCGATCCTTACATCTATTTCCACCGCGTCCGTCCCTACATCCATGGCTGGGCGAACAACCCGGCTCTGGATGGTGGGCTAATCTACGAAGGGGTCGAGAAGTTCGGCGGAAAGCCGCAGGCCTTTCGTGGACAGACCGGGTCGCAATCGAGCATCGTGCCTGCCATGGATGCTCTGTTTCAGGTCGGCCACTCGGATGATCCCCTCAAGTCCTTCCTCGACGAGCTTCACCACTATCGTCCGGTCGAACATCGCCGCTTCATCGAGGATCTGGGCGCAAAGTCGCAGCTCAGGTCTTTTGTGCAGAAAAGCGGCAGCCAGTCGCTCAAGGACGCGTTCAACGCTTGCCTCGAACAGTCCGCCCGTTTCCGAACGCGCCACCTCGAATACGCCGCGAGCTACATCAACAAGCAGGCTGGCTCTATCGGGGGCAATGATCCCGACGTGGGCACAGGCGGCACACCTTTCATGCGGTATCTGAAAAAGCACCGCGACGAAAACCGCGCGCAGCTGGTCTGA